GCAGATTTCGTCTCCCGGGTCCTTCAGGAGACGGGTGTCGTCCTCACCCCGGGGAACGGGTTCGGAAAACACGGCGAGGGGTACTTCCGCATCTCCCTTACCGTAAGCGAGCAGCGCCTTGAGGAGGCCCTCACGCGCATGGGCCGATTGCAGTGGTAGCGCCCTTCCGGCAGCATGGTTGCATCGTAATCAAAAAATGATGACTTTCGGGGATATGGTCTTTATCGGCATGGGAAGCAACCTGGGTGACAGGGCGCTCAACCTGAGAAACGCCGTCGTGATGTTAGACAGCCACCCTGCCATCACGATCAAAGCGCTGTCCGGAACATACGAAACGGATCCGATCGGCGAAGTCCAGGGAGGAGCATTTCTCAACGCTGCCGCCTCCGTTTCCACGGCGCTAAAACCAGCCGACCTCCTGAAATATCTCCATCAGATCGAAAAAACCATGGGAAGGATCAGGCCTCCCGGGGTGGTTGCGCCGAGACCCATCGATCTGGATATCCTTCTTTTTGGCGATTTATCGATGGATTCCCCTGAGCTGACAATCCCGCACCCGCGGCTCCGAGCGAGACGATT
This genomic stretch from bacterium BMS3Abin14 harbors:
- the folK gene encoding 2-amino-4-hydroxy-6-hydroxymethyldihydropteridine pyrophosphokinase, with the translated sequence MMTFGDMVFIGMGSNLGDRALNLRNAVVMLDSHPAITIKALSGTYETDPIGEVQGGAFLNAAASVSTALKPADLLKYLHQIEKTMGRIRPPGVVAPRPIDLDILLFGDLSMDSPELTIPHPRLRARRFVLEPLSELAPLLKIPGTDRTVGETAREAEKKYPGQGIGPMGRLGDD